The genomic interval AGTAATGATTGATGAATGTCATGCTACAGGGTTTATAGGCGCAACTGGTCGTGGAACTTTAGAAGAAAAAGGAGTTTTAGGTAGAATAGACATCATTACAGGAACACTCGGGAAAGCGTTAGGAGGTGCCATGGGTGGTTACACTACTGCAAAAAAAGAAGTTATTGAAATATTGAGACAACGTAGTAGGCCTTACTTATTTTCAAATTCACTAGCACCTGCAATTGTTGGAGCCTCTATAAAAGTGTTTGATATGCTTGAGAATGATACTTCATTAAGAGATAAGCTAGCGAATAATACCACATACTTTAAGGAGGGTATGAAAAAGGCCGGTTTTGATATTATAGATGGTGATTCGGCAATTGTACCTGTGATGCTCTATGATGCGAAACTATCCCAAAAAATGGCAGATGCACTACTAAAAGAAGGAATTTATGTGATAGGATTCTTCTTTCCAGTTGTTCCGAAAGGAAAAGCTAGAATAAGAGTGCAACTAAGTGCTGCACATACAGAAAGCCACCTAGACAAGGCTGTAGAAGCTTTTACTAAGGTCGGAAAATCTTTAAACGTGATTTAAAGTCTCTTTGACAGTAGCAATAATAGGGTTTTTGGAAAATTTTAGGGTTTTTGTCTTTGCTGGTTAATTTTAACAACTTACTTTTGTTCTTAATTAACACTTAAAATTAAAGACTAAACAATGAAACATTTTAGCAGATTTTTAGTTGCTTCACTTTTGATTCTTGCTGTAGGATCTGTGAATGCACAAGACGAAAACAATCCTTGGAGCGTCTCTGTCGGAGTAAATGCAGTTGACACTTATCCAACAGGAGAAGCAGCTTATGATATTCCTTCAGGAATGATTAGCGATGAATTTCCAAATGAATTTTACAATGTAGAAGATCACTGGAACATCCTTCCATCTGTTTCTTATATTAACGTATCACGTTATGTAGGGAATGGTTTAGTAGTTGGTGTATCTGGTTCTCTTAACAGAATCGACCAAAGAGGTGATCAATCAGTTAATGATTTACAATATTATGCTGCAGATGCAGAAGTTGGTTATAGCTTAAGAGACCTTATCAATGGAGAAGGTGGATGGTTTGATCCTAGTCTTTATCTTGGTGGAGGTTACACTTGGTTTGAAAACCTTAACTCTGACGTAGTAGGTGATCCAACTGCAAATGCTGCTGCTGGTGTAAAAATCTGGTTTACTGAAAACTTTAACTTAGGTTTACAGTCAAAATATAAGCATAACTTCAGAACAGATTCTAGAAAGCACTTTCAACATGTAGCTTCTTTAGGAATTGCTTTTGGTGGAAAAGATACTGATGGTGACGGAATCTACGATAGAGATGACGAATGTCCTGAAGTAGCTGGTCTTCCTGAGTTTAACGGTTGTCCTGACACTGACGGTGATGGAATCCAAGATTCTAAAGATGCTTGTCCTACTGTATTCGGTTTAGCTGAATTTGATGGTTGTCCTGATACTGACGGTGATGGAATTCCTGATCCTAAAGATGCTTGTCCTACAGTTGCTGGAATCGCTGCTTTAGGTGGATGTCCTGATGCTGATGGTGACGGAATCAAAGATTCTGACGATGAGTGTCCTAACGAAGCTGGACCAAGAGAAAACAATGGTTGTCCTTATGCTGATAGAGATGGTGACGGAGTACTTGACAAAGATGATGAGTGTCCAGATGTTGTTGGAACTGTAGCAAATAATGGATGTCCTGAAGTATCAGTTGAGGTTCTTGCTCAATTAAACACTGATTTCAAAAATGTTTTATTTGATTACAATAAAGCAAGCTTACGTAAAGAGTCTTTTGAAACTCTTGATAGAGTTGCTTCAGTAATGATGGAATACCCTAACACTCGTTTCCTTATAGAAGGGCACACAGATAGTAGAGGTTCTGATTCTTACAACAAAAAACTTTCTAACGAAAGAGCTGCATCAGTTAGAACTTACCTTACTGGTAAAGGAATTCCTGCTGCTCGTTTAGAGTCTCAAGGTTTTGGTGAAGAAAGACCAATCGCAACAAACAATACAGCTGCAGGTCGTCAACAGAATAGACGTGTAGTATTATCTATCCTAGATAAATAAGAAATAAGATTTTTAATTCTTAGAAAAACGCCTCGCAATTGCGAGGCGTTTTTTATTTTAGACTATGCAAACTTTCATAGATACTGTTCTTAATGAAGAGCAGAACTTTAGTGATTTTAATACTATTTTTATCTCCCCAAGTAGACGTGCTGGAGGACTACTCAGGAAAAAATTAGCTCAAAGAAATACTAAAACTAGGTTTGCACCTCAAATATTTTCTATTGAAGAGTTTATAGAACATATTTCTGGATTATCTGCTTCAAGTACTATTGATCTTACTTTTAAGCTATACGAAAGCTATAAAGAAGTTGTTTTAGAACCGGTATCTTTCCAAATATTTTCTACTTGGGCACAACCTATACTGAGTGATTTTAATGAAATTGACCGCTATCTCTTAGATCATAATCAGATATTTAATCACCTCAAAGATCTAAAAAACATTAATGATCACTGGTCCCACTCTTCTAATGCTTTGGTTGTTAATTATCTGGATTTTTGGAATAGCCTCTTAAAAATATACGAAGTATTCATAGAAAAATGTCTTCAACAAAAAGCTACTCATCAAGGATATGTATATCGTCAAGCAGTTCAAAATATTGAACACTACATGACCTCCGTAAAGGATACTAGACACGTGTTTTTAGGTTTTAACGCCTTAAATACCTCAGAGCAGCAAATTATCCAATCATTACTTTCTAGGGAAATAAATACAATCTATTGGGATTCTGAGGAGACCTTTATGAATAACAAATCCCATGAAGCTGGAATATTTATTAGAAATTTTAAAAATACATGGCCCTACTATACCCAACACGCTTTTAAGTGGACTTCTAATAATTATAAAAATCAAAAAAAAATACAAACCTTTTCAGTCTCACAAAATATTCATCAGGCAAAAACAGTAGGTGCATTACTTTCTAAACTTTCTAAAGAAGATATTTATAAAACAGCCATTATTTTAGGTGATGAATCTTTACTCCTTCCTATTCTTAACTCACTACCGCTTAGTGTTGATAAAGTAAATGTTACTATGGGGGTTCCACTAGGGAAAACGCCTGCCGCTTCTTTTTTTGATCAGCTTATAGAGATGAAAAAGAGTGCCACAGACCGTGGTTACTATTACAAAAATGTGCTTTCTTTAATTGAACAC from Dokdonia sp. Hel_I_53 carries:
- a CDS encoding OmpA family protein, producing the protein MKHFSRFLVASLLILAVGSVNAQDENNPWSVSVGVNAVDTYPTGEAAYDIPSGMISDEFPNEFYNVEDHWNILPSVSYINVSRYVGNGLVVGVSGSLNRIDQRGDQSVNDLQYYAADAEVGYSLRDLINGEGGWFDPSLYLGGGYTWFENLNSDVVGDPTANAAAGVKIWFTENFNLGLQSKYKHNFRTDSRKHFQHVASLGIAFGGKDTDGDGIYDRDDECPEVAGLPEFNGCPDTDGDGIQDSKDACPTVFGLAEFDGCPDTDGDGIPDPKDACPTVAGIAALGGCPDADGDGIKDSDDECPNEAGPRENNGCPYADRDGDGVLDKDDECPDVVGTVANNGCPEVSVEVLAQLNTDFKNVLFDYNKASLRKESFETLDRVASVMMEYPNTRFLIEGHTDSRGSDSYNKKLSNERAASVRTYLTGKGIPAARLESQGFGEERPIATNNTAAGRQQNRRVVLSILDK